A stretch of Aureispira sp. CCB-E DNA encodes these proteins:
- a CDS encoding rhomboid family intramembrane serine protease, which yields MALKIRYNSPVVLTFSLICIGVYLIDLIASVGTGPNEVGRITSAFFMLPGNFDWANPLNYVRLLTYTMGHANQAHIMGNMSIFLLIAPIMEEKYGSRKILLMMILTALVTGFLQILLFSTGLLGASGIVFMFIVLVSFADVRKGSIPLTFILVALFFIGQEVIHSMQENMVSEYAHIMGGIMGGIFGMFFTETQKDPTPPSTTTNLPNKDVDI from the coding sequence ATGGCTTTAAAAATAAGATATAACTCTCCTGTCGTACTCACCTTCTCTCTCATCTGCATCGGTGTTTATCTAATTGATTTAATTGCATCGGTGGGTACAGGTCCTAATGAAGTAGGGCGAATCACTTCTGCCTTTTTTATGTTACCTGGAAATTTTGATTGGGCAAATCCACTCAACTATGTCCGACTGCTAACCTATACAATGGGACATGCTAATCAAGCCCACATCATGGGAAATATGTCGATTTTCTTATTAATTGCCCCAATTATGGAGGAAAAATATGGTAGTCGAAAAATTCTCTTAATGATGATTTTAACGGCTCTAGTAACTGGTTTTTTGCAAATCTTGTTGTTTAGTACAGGTTTGTTAGGGGCAAGTGGAATTGTATTTATGTTTATTGTATTAGTATCCTTTGCAGACGTAAGAAAAGGGAGTATTCCACTAACATTTATACTAGTCGCTTTATTTTTTATTGGGCAAGAGGTCATTCATAGTATGCAAGAAAACATGGTTTCTGAATATGCTCATATTATGGGGGGTATCATGGGTGGTATTTTTGGAATGTTTTTTACAGAAACACAAAAAGATCCTACCCCTCCTTCAACAACAACAAATTTACCCAACAAGGACGTAGACATATAG